The following proteins are encoded in a genomic region of Garra rufa chromosome 22, GarRuf1.0, whole genome shotgun sequence:
- the LOC141298079 gene encoding carbonic anhydrase 4-like, which yields MIVLLITCFAALLCPAVHSADTSVAWCYHKPTCNFTTWPKIASHYCNESRQSPINIVTASVQGNSNLTSFNFTGFDDNSTFLSITNTGHSVVVHLDDAKMTVQGGGLPGLYMSKEFHLHWGNGSSSPGSEHTIDGKQYPMELHIVNVHSKYNRNVSVALNATDSTGLAVLGFFIEGTSEVNKTKSWDILTSFLTHIRNSRNTNGDIMNQISLDSLLEGVDRTKYYRYQGSLTTPSCNEVVIWTVFKEPIKVSHEFINRFSTTVLFNDTSASVLITNNFRGAQPLNGRVVMSQVSRASIASSTLSVIIVLLLSSLCWL from the exons atgattGTTTTGCTGATAACTTGCTTCGCTGCTCTTCTGTGTCCCGCTGTCCACAGTGCGGACACTTCAGTAG CATGGTGCTATCACAAGCCAACATGCA ATTTTACTACCTGGCCCAAAATCGCCTCACATTATTGCAATGAATCCAGGCAATCTCCTATTAATATTGTGACTGCAAGTGTTCAAGGCAATTCTAACCTGACCTCATTTAACTTCACTGGTTTTGATGACAACTCCACCTTCTTGAGTATCACAAACACAGGCCACTCTG TTGTGGTCCATCTGGATGATGCAAAAATGACAGTGCAAGGAGGTGGTCTTCCAGGTCTATACATGTCTAAAGAATTTCATCTTCACTGGGGTAACGGCAGCTCCTCGCCTGGCTCTGAACACACCATAGATGGCAAACAATATCCAATGGAG CTGCACATTGTAAACGTCCATTCAAAATACAACCGGAATGTGAGTGTTGCTCTAAATGCTACTGACAGCACAGGATTGGCTGTTCTTGGATTCTTCATTGAG GGAACCAGTGAagtgaacaaaacaaaaagctgGGACATTCTAACATCGTTTTTGACACACATTCGCAATTCAA gAAATACAAATGGAGACATCATGAATCAAATCTCTCTGGACAGTCTGCTTGAAGGTGTTGACCGGACTAAATATTACCGATACCAAGGTTCTCTAACTACACCCAGCTGTAATGAAGTTGTGATTTGGACTGTGTTTAAAGAGCCCATCAAAGTCAGTCATGAATTT ATCAATCGCTTCAGCACAACCGTCCTTTTTAATGACACAAGCGCTTCAGTTCTGATCACCAACAACTTCAGAGGAGCTCAGCCATTGAATGGTCGAGTTGTGATGTCACAGGTCTCAAGGGCATCCATAGCATCTTCCACTTTATCTGTTATCATAGTACTTCTCTTGTCCAGTTTGTGTTGGctgtaa